The sequence CACTCAGTAATTGACCATGACCACAAATTTAAATTGCAAGCAGGTCTATAGTAAAAGTCCTAATAAGTAGAAATTTAACTAGTGAGAAGCAAATTCGTAGGTTTCACAATGGACCGCACGTTAGACATATTTGATTGATACAACTGTGATGCCGCTTTCGTTTTTACCCAACAATAAGGTAGAACCACATGAGCAACTCGTTAAAGGATATGACCCTGCCACCTGACCTGACCATTAAAAAAGGGTCTGGCCCCGTACGTACCCAGTTTCCCATCTACTCTAATTCTTTACCACCTTGTAACCATGCATGTCCTACCGGCAGCAATATTCAAAAATGGCTATCCTTAGCGCAAGAGAAACGATTCGAAGAGGCTTTTCAAGAGTTGGTACTGAATAACCCTCTCCCTGCTATTCATGGTCGTGTCTGTTATCACCCCTGTGAGACGGCGTGTAATCGAACCGATGTTGATCAACCGGTAAGCATCCACGCAGTGGAACGCTACTTAGGTGATTTAGCTATCGAGCAAAAATGGCCAGTTCGTTTTGAGGCTAAATCTACTGGAAAAAGGGTTTTGGTCGTGGGTGCAGGACCAAGTGGATTGGCAACGGCATATCACTTAAAACGGTTCGGTCATGATGTCGAAATTCACGAAGCTGGTCCTATGGCCGGTGGCATGATGCATTTTGGTATACCTGCTTATCGGTTACCTCGCGAAGTGTTGAATCAAGAGATTGCTAGAATTCAAGGCATGGGTATTGATATTGTTCTAAATAGTAAGGTGGATGACCTGTTAGCGGCAAAAGTTCAGGGCCAATTTGACGCGGTATTCTTAGCCATTGGTGCGCATGTCGGTCGTGGGATAGATATTCCGAGTGATGACCCAGGAGTAGCGATAGACGCCGTTACTTATCTGCGAAATATTGAAATGGGTGATGCTCCTAAACTCGGTAAACGAGTTGCGGTTTATGGTGGAGGCAATACAGCAATGGATGCTGCTCGCACTGCTAAGCGCATGGGAGCCGAAGTAATGATTATTTATCGTCGTAACCGTGATTTGATGCCCGCTCATGATTTTGAATGTGTCGAAGCCATGGAAGAAGGTATTAAGTTTCATTGGTTGCGAACAATTAACAGTATTGAGGGTTCCACTTTTACGCTAGAAAAAATGAGTATTGTTGATGGACGACCTAAGCCAACAGGGGAATACGAAAATATTGAAGCTGACTCGCTTATTCTTGCCCTTGGGCAAAACATCGATACTAAATTAACGCGAAATGTACCCGGAGTACAGCACAAGGAAGACGGCACTGTTATTGTTAATGAACAGATGATGACAGGCTACCCAGGGCTCTTTGCTGGTGGCGATATGGTACCAAGTGACCGAACCGTAACGATAGCGGTTGGGCATGGAAAGAAGGCTGCGGCCCATATAAATGGCTTCCTTTGCGGACGAGCATTTTCTAAAGCATCAAAACAGCCGCTGATTAAGTATGACCAGTTGCACCTCTGGTACAAAACCGACGCAGATAAACGTGAACAAACGGCAATGGCACCAGAAGTGCGCACGACTACTTTTGAAGAAGTGGTTGGCGGGTTAACACCTGAACAAGCTCTTTTTGAAGCGCAGCGCTGCTATTCTTGCGGTAACTGCTTTGAATGTGATGGTTGCTTAGGGGCTTGTCCGTATGGCGCGATAACCTCAAATGGGAAAGATAAAGGTTATTCAGTAAATTACGATAAATGCACAGGTTGCGAGGCATGCTACAACCAATGTCCTTGTCATGCTATTGAAATGGTTGCAGCTGAAGTAGGAGGCGTCAAATGAATGGTTTTAATCATGTAATGCATACCTGTGATGGTAATGAAGCCACAGCCCATGTCGCATACCGTGTCAGTGAGGTCTGTGCTATTTATCCTATTACACCTTCTTCTACTATGGCTGAATTTGCCGACCAATGGGCGTCTGAAGATAGACGTAATCTTTGGGGTAATATCCCATTAATCGCTGAAATGCAGAGTGAGGGGGGCAGCTGGCACCGTTCATGGTTCGTTGCAAAGTGGGGCTTTAACGACCACGTTTACAGCGTCTCAAGGGTTGCTATTAATGTTACCCAACATGTATAAAATTGCTGGTGAACTAACACCAGCAGTCTTCCATGTGGCCGCACGCTCACTTGCTGCGCAAGGATTATCTATATTCGGTGACCATCAAGATATTATGGCTGCCCGTGGTACTGGCTTTGCGCTTTTGGCCGCATCGTCTGTACAAGAAGCTCACGATATGGCGCTTATCGCCCATACGGCTACATTATCTGCTCGTATTCCCTTTATTCATTTCTTTGACGGTTTTCGTACATCTCATGAAGTGAACAAGATCAATCTGATCTCCGATGAAGTAGTCAGAGAAATGGTTTCAGATCAACTTGTACGTGAGCATAGGCAAAGAGGGCTTAGCCCAGATACTCCTTTTATTAGAGGAACAGCGCAAAATCCAGATGTCTACTTTCAAGCCAGAGAAACAGTAAACCCGTACTATGCAGCGACTCCAAATATTGTACAAACATACATGGATAAGTTTGCTGAGTTAACGGGACGTCATTATAAACTGATAGAGTTTTATGGCGCTCAAGATGCAGAGCATGTTGTGATTGCTATGGGATCAGGTGTTGAAACGTTGATTGAAACCGTTGAACACCTAGTTAAAAATGGCGAGAAAGTAGGGGTGTTAAAAGTACGTCTATACCGCCCTCTGTCTACGAAACACCTTTTAGATGAATTACCAGACAGTGTAACAACCATTACGGTTTTGGACCGAACCAAAGAACCAAGTGCAACGGCTGATCCGCTCTATCAAGATATAATTACCGCGTTGATGGAAGATGATAGCAAATATAACGCTATGCCTCAGGTTCTGGCTGGACGTTATGGACTGTCGAGTAAAGAGTTTACTCCAGCGATGGCTAAAGCGGTGTTTGACAATGGTAGTGGTAAGAAAAAAGGCACTTTACAGTTGGCATAATTGATGATGTCGGCTTATCGCATCTTGAAGTGGATGAGAGCTTTGATATTGAACCAAGTGAAGTGGTTCGAGCTATGTTTTATGGGTTAGGCGCGGACGGTACGGTTGGTGCAAACAAAAATACCATAAAGATTATAGGCGATGACCCTGATTACTTTGCACAGGGCTATTTTGTGTATGATTCTAAAAAATCAGGCTCGCAAACGGAATCGCACCTTAGGTTCGGTCATCATGAGATAAATAGCCCTTACCTGATTCAGTCTGCAAATTTTATTGCATGCCATCAACAAACCTTTGTTGAAAAGACAGACATGTTGGCTAAAGCAGCGATGAATTCTACGTTCCTTCTGAATTCATCGATCGATAAAGACCAAGTATGGGATTCTTTACCTGCTTGCATGCAAAAGCAGTTAATTGATAACAAGATGAAGATGTATGTTATTGACGGCTATAAAGTAGCCCGTGAAACCGGTATGGGTAACCGAACTAACACCATTATGCAGACCTGTTTTTTTGCGCTGTCTGGTGTCCTAGAGAAAGAAGAAGCGATAAGGAAAATTAAAAAAGCCATCGAAAAAACCTATTCTAAAAAAGGCCCAGAATTGGTGACAAAGAACTTTTTAGCCGTGGATCAGGCCTTAGCCAACCTTCATCAGGTAACGATTCCTAAGCAGGTCAGTGCCAACGTGAAACCGATAAAATATGTTTCGGATAGAGCACCCGATTTTGTAAAAGAAGTGACAGCGCAAATGATGGCAGGTAAGGGGGATTTAATTCCTGTATCTCAATTACCGGTAGATGGCACTTATCCATCGGGCACTACCCAGTGGGAAAAACGTAATATCGCACAGCGTATACCTATCTGGGAGTCTGACGAGTGTATTCAGTGTGGTAATTGCAGTCTCGTTTGCCCACACGCGGCTATCCGAGCGAAATTTTATGATAAGTCGATACTAGAAGATGCTCCCACTGGATATAAATCGGCTCATATCTCAGCGAGAGGATTCCCTGAAATCCGATACACATTACAGGTATATGCAGAAGATTGTACCGGTTGTGGTTTATGTGTAGATGCTTGTCCAGCGATAGTAAGTGATAACTCCGATATAGATAAACCGCGTAAAGCGATCAATATGGAGCTAAAAGAGCCCTACCTTGAGCAAGAGATATCGAGTTTAACTTTCTTTGAACAGATAGACTACAACGATAGAGCTAGGATAGATTTCTCACATGTACGCGGCGTTCAATTCCTTCAGCCTTTGTTTGAGTTTTCAGGTGCTTGTTCTGGTTGTGGTGAAACACCGTATCTAAAATTAATGTCGCAGTTATTTGGTGATAGGTTAATGGTTGCTAATGCAACGGGTTGTTCGTCTATTTATGGTGGTAATCTGCCTACGACACCTTGGTCTGTAAATAGTGATGGTCGTGGGCCTTCATGGTCAAACTCTCTGTTTGAAGACAATGCGGAGTTTGGCTTTGGTTTTAGATTGGCAGCGGTTAAGCAACATGAGTTAGCCGAACAACTGTTATTAGAAAATCGTGAGCACCTAGACCCGTTATTGGTTGACCAACTGCTTAATGCAGAACAAATAACGGAGTCGGAAATTCAAGCGCAGATTAAGCGAGTGAATACTCTCAAACATCGACTTAGTCAGACGGATACAGAATCCGCTCGCAATTTGATTTCTGTTGCTGAGCAGTTAATTCGTCGTTCAATCTGGATAGTGGGTGGGGATGGTTGGGCCTACGATATTGACTCTGGCGGCTTGGACCATGTTTTGGCTAGTGGCGCAGATGTCAATGTATTGGTTATGGATACTGAGGTGTATTCAAATACGGGTGGACAGATGTCGAAATCTACACCATTAGGTGCGGTGGCGAAGTTTGCTGCTGCTGGTAAACAGGCAACTAAGAAAGATCTCGCCATGCAGGCAATTGCTTATAACAATGTGTACGTTGCTCGTATTGCGTTAGGTGGCGATCCACAACAAACACTATTAGCGATGCGGGAAGCGGAAATGTACCGTGGACCTTCTATTGTCATCGCTTATAGCCACTGTATTGCCCATGGTATTAATATGGAAGATGGTTTACGTCAGCAGCAACTTGCAGTGCAATCTGGGCATTGGCCACTGTTTCGTTACAACCCATCACTGAGAGAAGTGGGTATAAACCCATTCTCACTAGACTCACTGAGACCTAATATACCGCTTAAACAGTATAGAATGAATGAGGAGCGATACCGAAGTTTGCAAAGAAGTGATCCGGAAATGGCAGATAAAATCACCTCAGATGCTCAACGAGTGTCGGAAAGAAAGTGGCAGTTATATGAAGAACTAGCGACGCGAGCAACTGGTTCTATCGCTCCTCATGTTGAACTGACTGCCGGTAAGGAATAGGTTTTCTTATAATGTAAATAAAAATCAGGGCGTTGCGCCCTGACTGAGCGAGTTTATAAGGAACATGGGAGAAGTTCTACAGACAGCTCAAAACGTCCCTTTAGGCTTTACAATGGGCATCCGTGCCCATTGATGCCTGCTAAGTTACAGCCCTACTGTTAATTTCATAATATTACTTATTTGCAAATATGATTGATTCATTTATATGGTCAATTCAGTACCAAACTTGGTTGGTACAATTCAAACCAATACCTAAAACAATCCGATTTTGAGAGCAAAAATGTAGATTAGCTCTGGCAATATTGCTGCGTATACGGCAACCCAATATAGTGTGAAGAGTATGATGCTAGACTTTAATAGTGCGGATAAATTCGGATTCATATTGTGCTTACTCTGCTGAGTTTATATTTTGATATAGCAGCATGCGTGCCAATATTTAACTGGTTGATATAGAAAGACTAAACTTGCTTGCCAATCGAAGTCGCAGTCCATATGACAATCGCGGTGTCATATGGACACTTCTGTGTTGTCTATATGACTATATATGGTTGATTTTGCATTAGGAAAGATTCATTAACAAACTGTTTTATAAGGCTCGGAGGCAATTTTAGCCCTTTTCAATAATTGGCACACTATCTGCAATTAAACATCAATGATGTATAAAACAAATTTGCATAAATTTATTAAGGTTAACAATTGTTGAATATTACTGATAAAAGCAAAGAAGAAAAAATCACCCCGCTTCTTAGGCTCGGTTTTCGCCCATTTTTTCTTTTTGGTTCGCTGTATGCGATTATTTCTATTCTAGTTTGGGTGTATTCATTTCAACATGGCCAGCCTGAAGCGTTAAACGTTCCTGCTCTTTGGTGGCATGTACATGAGATGTTTTTCGGCTTTGCGATGGCTATTGTTGCTGGTTTTGTATTAACAGCTGTTCAAACATGGACTGGCGTTAATGGGACTAAAAGTTACCGGTTGGGATTTATTGTCTTGTTATGGGCACTTCCTAGGGTACTGTTTTGGACGCAATCGCCTCTTTGGTTGATTTCTATTGTTGAGGCACTTTTTTTAGCTTTCGTGGCGTATGAAATTGGATTTCGAGTGGTTAAATCTAAAGGGTGGAAAAACCTATTCTTCGTTCCTCTTTTTATTCTTGCTTTAATCGCTAACTTTGCTAGTTACGCAACAATCAAAGGTCTCCCTCCTTTCCCATCACTTGCTGTGTGGCAAGCAATGCTATGGTGGTTTATTTTGTTGTTGTCTGTAATGGGTGGACGAGTCATCCCGTTTTTTACTGCTCGAAAATTCAACTTTGAAAAAGCTCAGCCGTTGCTCTGGTTAGACATCGGTGCAAATCTTCCTTTAGTTATGCTGTTTGTATTGAGTTTTTTCCCGCTCACTAGTCAACAGCTTTCACCAGCATTTCTATTGGTGGGGGCTCTGTTCCAGTTCATTCGTTTTGCAAGATGGAAGCCATGGTTGACGTTAAGCGAGCCGCTTGTTTGGTCTTTGCATACGGCTTATCTCTGTATACCGCTTGGCCTGCTGGTTAGTGGATTTAGTGAAGGGTTCTTTAAACATTCTATGATCCATTTATTTGCAGTAGGTGCGTTGGGTGGGTTGATTCTTGCGATGATTTCTCGGGTAACGATGGGGCATACAGGACGCGCAATCTACGAAGGACCAAGGATGTGGCCAGCGTTTATGGCGCTGTTTATTGCTGCGTTGATAAGAAGTTTTGCGGTTGCCGTCTTCCCTGAATATATGTTTTCGTTAATTAATAGTGCCGCTGTGTTATGGGCGTTAGCGTTTGGACTATTTTTATACTATTTTGCTAACATGTTGATGACCGCGAGAGTAGACGGTCATCCAGGTTAAATAGTATCGGCTTTTATTTAAGATATCTGCATTATATTTAATGCAGGCGTCTTAGGTGATCACTTCTTGGTCTAATAATTAAAGTTTATTTTCCCTTGTTGTTATTTTAATGGGGTTTCGTACTGTTACTTTTTAACGAATATGAATGATGAAAAATAGGTTTATAGAGTGTTATTCATTCGAACCGACATTCATTAACATGAGTCCTTCAGATGCGATGGTGCCAGTGCTGATGGACAGCCCTGCGAGAAGTAACACTACTGCGTATTTGCTTGCAATTATAGCTAGGCCTAATGTGTTTATCATATTATTCATATATACCTCGATTACTTTGGTTAATTACTTTTGTCTTATTTTAGATGAGTTGTATTTATTATTTTGAGACATTAGGCCGTTATAGGGATTGGGTATTTTCTTATTGTCAAAACAAATGGTATTGATCATTTTTTACAACTGGTTACAAATAATATTATATATTAATTGATTGCCATTAATGTTGTTACAGCATGAATATAGCAGTTCTTTATATATTTCCGCTTGTGAATTTTGAATAAAACTAGTGAATTCAATAGCTTTATGCGATTCTTGTTGAAATCTTCTTTTCAAGGGTTCAATTTTGTTAGTTAAACATAAGTACACTCTACTTGGGGTTGTGGCCATTTTACTGTGGGGCTGTTTGGTTGGACTCACTCGCAGCGTTGCCGAGCAGTTTGGTGCAGTTGGCGGTGCAGCGTTAATTTATACAGTCGCGTCAGTATTGCTCTATTTCACCTTTGGTGTGCCAAAGCTGAAAGGACTAGGCTGGAAGTACATTATTATTGGTGGAGGCTTATTTGCAGCTTATGAGGTGTTTTTTTCGTTGGCGTTGGGATTAGCAAATGATAGACACCAAACAATTGAGATGGCATTAATCAATTATCTTTGGCCTTCGTTAACAGTGTTGTTAGCGGTGTTTGTTACGAGTAAAAAGGTGAGTCGTTTAATCTATCCTTGCATCTTAGTATCATTTTTTGGTGTTGTTTGGAGTTTGCTAGGAGATGAGGGTATATCACTATCCAAATTACTTAGTAATATCAGTACCAACCCAATAGCGTACTTTCTCGCTTTTTCTGGTGCATTTATTTGGGCAATCTACTGTGTGGTAACGAAACGCTTATCAAACGGAAAAAATGCTATCACGCTTTTTTTGTTTTTACTGCCATCGCACTTTGGCTACATTATTTCTCGTCGGACCAACCAGCCGTCGTATTTACCTTTGAATCTTCGATTAGTCTACTCATAACGGCAGCTGTCATGGGGAGTGGTTACGCGCTCTGGAACATTGCTATTATAGGTGGGAATATGCTGTTTTTGGCGACGCTCTCGTATTTTACTCCTATCTTATCAACGCTGTTTTCAGTGTTGATATTAGGAATTTCTATCTCTGCGACTTTCTGGCAAGGTGTTCTTCTAGTGACATTGGGTTCTATTTTATGTTGGTGGGTAACGAGAGACTAACTTCAATCACATTCAATGTTCGCTCAAAGTGATTGGGCAGAAATTCTTTATAATGTGTAGTGGCTTAAAAACATTGCGGCGGTTTCGTCAGCGATATTTTCTAGTTTTTCATGCTCTATTATATGACCAATGTTTAGCAATAATGGCCAGAAACAATGTCCTTTAATCATGTTATGAAGCTGGCCATTAGCAAACTCAAAGTCCATTGGTTTTAGTTTATTGTCTTCTACGGCGGCCTCTAACCATTGAAACAGGGTGGTTTCTCTTGCTGAAAACTTACCCATCTCTTTTTGTAGCGCTTCAGGGTTGTAAAAAAATGGCCAAATGCGACTCGTGATAGTTCTAGGTTTTCTTTGGATGAAAACATCTTAGCTTCTGCAAGTAGAATAGAACTAAGTTGGTCATGCAATGGTGTGTTGGGTATATATTTGAAATCAGGTTGAATCGTTGATTTTCGCCACATCTCAGACATGATGTGCATTACCAAGGCTTCTTTGGTTTCAAAGTGGTTATATACCGTTCTCTTAGACACTTGGGCCAATTCTGAGATTTTGTCCATACTGGTGCTCTTGACACCATCTTTTATAAAGGCTTTTTTTGCCGCATTAATAATCGCTTCGCGCTTTAATTCACTTCTGGTTTTTTTATTTCAAGCATTAGTTAATCGACTCTCATTGGCCCTGAAATAGATTTTACACTGAGTAGTTTACTTTTCAATATTTAAATGTACACTATACAGTGTAGTTTATAGAGTAGAGTACTCGAATGAGAAAGTTAACAATTTTTAGTTTAGGAGCTTTGTTTATGGCAGCTGTAGTGATTGGTGCATGTTCAACCGACTCTGGTGCGAAGAAAGATAAAGGGAAGTTCGTAAACACAGAAGTCAAATACAACCCTTCTATGGGGAACCTTTGGGACATCATAGCCGAGAAATTTAATTCCAAGCGCTCGGCAGCAGAGCCGGCAGGAGAAGTTCCTCTAAAATCAATGTCGAAATCTGGTTTAGAAAGTAGCGATGAAGATGCTATCTACCGACTAGGCCACTCAACAATATTAATGAGGTTAAATGGCGAATACGTGATGACGGATCCGGTATTTAGCGAGAGAGCATCTCCTGTCCAATGGGCAGGTCCAAAACGTTTTCATCCAACACCAATATCGATAGAAGAATTGCCAGAAATTAAGATAGTCATTATTAGTCATGATCATTATGACCATTTAGATAAGTCAGCGATTAAGAAGTTGGCGAGCAAAGTACAACATTTTGTTACGCCCTTAAAAGTGGGTGATTACCTGATAGATTGGGGTGTTGAATCATCGAAAGTGACACAGTTAGATTGGTGGGATGAGGTAGAACTAAATGGTATCAAACTTGTAGCGACACCAGCCCAGCATTTTTCTGGTCGTAGTCTGTTCGACCGAGATCAAACACTTTGGGCGAGTTGGGTGATCCAAAGCGACAAACGAAATCTGTATTTTAGTGGAGACGGAGGCTATTTTAATGGCTTTAAAGAGATTGGAGATAAATACGGTCCATTTGATGTCACTATGATAGAAACTGGCGCTTATAATGATTTGTGGGCGGATATTCATATGTTACCGGAACACAGCATGCAGGCGCATTTGGACCTCAAAGGGAAAGCCATGCTACCAATACACAATGGTACTTTTGATCTATCAATGCATGATTGGTTTGAACCGTTCGAAAAAATTACGGAATTGGCTAAGAATAATAACGTGAACTTGTTAACGCCAGTGTTTGGAGAAGAAGTCAATCTAGCGGATCCAATTAGCCATTATGCATGGTGGCATGAAGCGCAAGAAACAGAAGAATCTAAGTTAGCATTACAACAGTAACAGTGTAAAAGCGGGATAACGATTTACTTGGCAGGGGTTTGCTGTCGATGTAAAGTAGCTCTCCCCGCCAAATGACCTTTTCGAATAAGTGTGTCTATTCGATCGAAAGTACATAGATAACGGTTGTTATCGATAAAGAGACAGCAAATACCGCTATTGCTCGTCGGTTTGAAGCAAGAGAAACCTTGGTCGAGATATGCTCTTGAACGCCAGTAAACATTGCTTTTACCAATGGTTTTCTTTGCAATTTATAGATGATTATTGCTAGTAGGTGCAGGCTAACGAGGATAAATAATCCGTCGATTAGATTTTCGTGGATAAATACGCAGACATCAAAGATTTGGTCGTTGAGCCAATATTCTGAACCGGGTAGAGGGTCTAACATCCCAGACAGAGCTAGGCCAGATAAACATTGAATCGACAACGCTGTAACTAATGTGACCACCATATACCCACCAGCAGGATTATGTCCGGGGGATTCTTTGTACTCGCCTTTAAAGTAAAGCAATACGGTTTTTGGAGAATGGACGAACTGAGAGAATCGACTTGTCTCACTTCCGATAAATCCCCATAAAAGACGCCAAGTTAAAAGTGTAAAAAGTGTTAATCCTAAGTATACATGTGGGCCTTGCTCTGTTAGCCCACTGAAAGCTAAACCAGCGAATAACAATGCCTGAATCCAATGGTATAAGCGTGTCGGAAAATCCCAAACTTTCATAATTCTTCCTTTAAGTCATCTACTTCGGAAATTATACAATTCGATTAACTTTATCATAAACTTATACAACATATATTTACATAACCATAATATTTGTGTAACTATGTTTGAATATTAAACAGCTCTAATATGAGTGACACGGAGGAAGTAATATGAAAAAGCATTTGATAAGCCTATTTATGCTCATTTCAGTCTCAGCTAGTGCGGCAACGTTTGAAGCAGAAATTGAGGCTCGGCAGGACGCCTATTCAGGTATTAAGGATAATGTAGAAGTGGTTGGCGACATGCTAAAAAGCGGCGAATTCGATTACGCTAAGTTTGAGATGCTAGGAGAGAAATTGACGAAGCATTCATCAAGCCTAAAATCACTGTTTCCTGAAGGAAGCCAAGAAGGCAGCAATGCTAAAAAAGCGGTTTGGAAAAGCTTTG is a genomic window of Vibrio algarum containing:
- a CDS encoding NAD(P)-binding protein; amino-acid sequence: MSNSLKDMTLPPDLTIKKGSGPVRTQFPIYSNSLPPCNHACPTGSNIQKWLSLAQEKRFEEAFQELVLNNPLPAIHGRVCYHPCETACNRTDVDQPVSIHAVERYLGDLAIEQKWPVRFEAKSTGKRVLVVGAGPSGLATAYHLKRFGHDVEIHEAGPMAGGMMHFGIPAYRLPREVLNQEIARIQGMGIDIVLNSKVDDLLAAKVQGQFDAVFLAIGAHVGRGIDIPSDDPGVAIDAVTYLRNIEMGDAPKLGKRVAVYGGGNTAMDAARTAKRMGAEVMIIYRRNRDLMPAHDFECVEAMEEGIKFHWLRTINSIEGSTFTLEKMSIVDGRPKPTGEYENIEADSLILALGQNIDTKLTRNVPGVQHKEDGTVIVNEQMMTGYPGLFAGGDMVPSDRTVTIAVGHGKKAAAHINGFLCGRAFSKASKQPLIKYDQLHLWYKTDADKREQTAMAPEVRTTTFEEVVGGLTPEQALFEAQRCYSCGNCFECDGCLGACPYGAITSNGKDKGYSVNYDKCTGCEACYNQCPCHAIEMVAAEVGGVK
- the nifJ gene encoding pyruvate:ferredoxin (flavodoxin) oxidoreductase; the encoded protein is MDESFDIEPSEVVRAMFYGLGADGTVGANKNTIKIIGDDPDYFAQGYFVYDSKKSGSQTESHLRFGHHEINSPYLIQSANFIACHQQTFVEKTDMLAKAAMNSTFLLNSSIDKDQVWDSLPACMQKQLIDNKMKMYVIDGYKVARETGMGNRTNTIMQTCFFALSGVLEKEEAIRKIKKAIEKTYSKKGPELVTKNFLAVDQALANLHQVTIPKQVSANVKPIKYVSDRAPDFVKEVTAQMMAGKGDLIPVSQLPVDGTYPSGTTQWEKRNIAQRIPIWESDECIQCGNCSLVCPHAAIRAKFYDKSILEDAPTGYKSAHISARGFPEIRYTLQVYAEDCTGCGLCVDACPAIVSDNSDIDKPRKAINMELKEPYLEQEISSLTFFEQIDYNDRARIDFSHVRGVQFLQPLFEFSGACSGCGETPYLKLMSQLFGDRLMVANATGCSSIYGGNLPTTPWSVNSDGRGPSWSNSLFEDNAEFGFGFRLAAVKQHELAEQLLLENREHLDPLLVDQLLNAEQITESEIQAQIKRVNTLKHRLSQTDTESARNLISVAEQLIRRSIWIVGGDGWAYDIDSGGLDHVLASGADVNVLVMDTEVYSNTGGQMSKSTPLGAVAKFAAAGKQATKKDLAMQAIAYNNVYVARIALGGDPQQTLLAMREAEMYRGPSIVIAYSHCIAHGINMEDGLRQQQLAVQSGHWPLFRYNPSLREVGINPFSLDSLRPNIPLKQYRMNEERYRSLQRSDPEMADKITSDAQRVSERKWQLYEELATRATGSIAPHVELTAGKE
- a CDS encoding NnrS family protein, encoding MLNITDKSKEEKITPLLRLGFRPFFLFGSLYAIISILVWVYSFQHGQPEALNVPALWWHVHEMFFGFAMAIVAGFVLTAVQTWTGVNGTKSYRLGFIVLLWALPRVLFWTQSPLWLISIVEALFLAFVAYEIGFRVVKSKGWKNLFFVPLFILALIANFASYATIKGLPPFPSLAVWQAMLWWFILLLSVMGGRVIPFFTARKFNFEKAQPLLWLDIGANLPLVMLFVLSFFPLTSQQLSPAFLLVGALFQFIRFARWKPWLTLSEPLVWSLHTAYLCIPLGLLVSGFSEGFFKHSMIHLFAVGALGGLILAMISRVTMGHTGRAIYEGPRMWPAFMALFIAALIRSFAVAVFPEYMFSLINSAAVLWALAFGLFLYYFANMLMTARVDGHPG
- a CDS encoding TetR/AcrR family transcriptional regulator C-terminal domain-containing protein, yielding MGKFSARETTLFQWLEAAVEDNKLKPMDFEFANGQLHNMIKGHCFWPLLLNIGHIIEHEKLENIADETAAMFLSHYTL
- a CDS encoding TetR/AcrR family transcriptional regulator codes for the protein MDKISELAQVSKRTVYNHFETKEALVMHIMSEMWRKSTIQPDFKYIPNTPLHDQLSSILLAEAKMFSSKENLELSRVAFGHFFTTLKRYKKRWVSFQQEKPPCFNG
- a CDS encoding MBL fold metallo-hydrolase gives rise to the protein MAAVVIGACSTDSGAKKDKGKFVNTEVKYNPSMGNLWDIIAEKFNSKRSAAEPAGEVPLKSMSKSGLESSDEDAIYRLGHSTILMRLNGEYVMTDPVFSERASPVQWAGPKRFHPTPISIEELPEIKIVIISHDHYDHLDKSAIKKLASKVQHFVTPLKVGDYLIDWGVESSKVTQLDWWDEVELNGIKLVATPAQHFSGRSLFDRDQTLWASWVIQSDKRNLYFSGDGGYFNGFKEIGDKYGPFDVTMIETGAYNDLWADIHMLPEHSMQAHLDLKGKAMLPIHNGTFDLSMHDWFEPFEKITELAKNNNVNLLTPVFGEEVNLADPISHYAWWHEAQETEESKLALQQ
- a CDS encoding cytochrome b/b6 domain-containing protein, with the translated sequence MKVWDFPTRLYHWIQALLFAGLAFSGLTEQGPHVYLGLTLFTLLTWRLLWGFIGSETSRFSQFVHSPKTVLLYFKGEYKESPGHNPAGGYMVVTLVTALSIQCLSGLALSGMLDPLPGSEYWLNDQIFDVCVFIHENLIDGLFILVSLHLLAIIIYKLQRKPLVKAMFTGVQEHISTKVSLASNRRAIAVFAVSLSITTVIYVLSIE
- a CDS encoding c-type cytochrome; translation: MKKHLISLFMLISVSASAATFEAEIEARQDAYSGIKDNVEVVGDMLKSGEFDYAKFEMLGEKLTKHSSSLKSLFPEGSQEGSNAKKAVWKSFDQFSMGLDKLDQGFQDFYAAAKAQDQAALVAGFKDATGTCKGCHRKFRNKK